A section of the Malus sylvestris chromosome 17, drMalSylv7.2, whole genome shotgun sequence genome encodes:
- the LOC126610967 gene encoding protein OXIDATIVE STRESS 3-like isoform X2 has protein sequence MGLTKYDNYTKREDSWVIMEGDHDDMYDTTSSTSISNRSSTSSSDLVDDASSSSMSSSCSSSLHSHGSLFDLSDLMAQLPIKRGLSKYFEGKCQSFTSLSKAKSIEDLAKKESPYKQRKAIKASKSYGGGLSSYRSYTLPKATISKSKKPSTTTSFSSRARGSSFGINNNMLPPIPVRERSIWSQGWQQVQQRCETEV, from the exons ATGGGTCTCACAAAATATGACAACTACACAAAAAGGGAAGATAGCTGGGTAATCATGGAAGGAGATCATGATGATATGTACGACACAACATCCTCGACATCGATTTCGAATAGATCATCGACATCTTCATCGGACTTAGTAGATGATGCATCTTCATCGTCAATGTCGTCGTCATGTTCTTCTTCCCTTCATTCTCATGGATCGTTGTTCGACTTGTCAGATCTCATGGCTCAGCTACCCATCAA AAGAGGACTTTCAAAGTATTTTGAAGGCAAGTGCCAATCCTTTACATCTTTATCAAAGGCCAAGAGCATTGAAGATCTTGCAAAGAAAGAGTCTCCATATAAACAAAGAAAGGCAATAAAAGCAAGCAAGAGCTATGGCGGTGGCTTGAGTTCTTACAGATCGTACACACTTCCGAAGGCCACCATTTCTAAGAGTAAGAAGCCATCAACTACTACATCTTTTTCCAGCAGAGCTAGAGGCAGCTCTTTCGGCATAAATAACAATATGCTCCCTCCAATTCCA GTCAGGGAACGAAGCATCTGGAGTCAGGGATGGCAGCAGGTACAACAGCGGTGCGAGACAGAGGTGTAG
- the LOC126610967 gene encoding protein OXIDATIVE STRESS 3-like isoform X1, which translates to MGLTKYDNYTKREDSWVIMEGDHDDMYDTTSSTSISNRSSTSSSDLVDDASSSSMSSSCSSSLHSHGSLFDLSDLMAQLPIKRGLSKYFEGKCQSFTSLSKAKSIEDLAKKESPYKQRKAIKASKSYGGGLSSYRSYTLPKATISKSQGTKHLESGMAAGTTAVRDRGVAVVWWIGQIGGSGWGCRQQSSAGRRQYVGGGLVHQRVNFCDRT; encoded by the exons ATGGGTCTCACAAAATATGACAACTACACAAAAAGGGAAGATAGCTGGGTAATCATGGAAGGAGATCATGATGATATGTACGACACAACATCCTCGACATCGATTTCGAATAGATCATCGACATCTTCATCGGACTTAGTAGATGATGCATCTTCATCGTCAATGTCGTCGTCATGTTCTTCTTCCCTTCATTCTCATGGATCGTTGTTCGACTTGTCAGATCTCATGGCTCAGCTACCCATCAA AAGAGGACTTTCAAAGTATTTTGAAGGCAAGTGCCAATCCTTTACATCTTTATCAAAGGCCAAGAGCATTGAAGATCTTGCAAAGAAAGAGTCTCCATATAAACAAAGAAAGGCAATAAAAGCAAGCAAGAGCTATGGCGGTGGCTTGAGTTCTTACAGATCGTACACACTTCCGAAGGCCACCATTTCTAAGA GTCAGGGAACGAAGCATCTGGAGTCAGGGATGGCAGCAGGTACAACAGCGGTGCGAGACAGAGGTGTAGCAGTGGTGTGGTGGATCGGTCAGATCGGCGGGTCGGGTTGGGGCTGCAGGCAGCAGTCTAGTGCGGGTCGAAGGCAGTACGTAGGTGGTGGTCTGGTACATCAACGGGTGAATTTTTGTGATAGGACGTGA